A stretch of DNA from Candidatus Saccharimonadales bacterium:
GTGCGTTAGGGCTGTCCAACGCCGACACGCTTATTGCCTGCTTTAGCTCGGTAGATACCCTAGAACTCGTAGATGATTTTGCTGAAGCATTAGCAAAGAACAAGGAAGATATTTCCGTCGTATTCAATCCTCATCCGCGTGATTTAACGAGTCTGCTTGAATATCAAAATGCATTTAGACGTAGAGGAATACGGCTTCATAATACTGAAAACTGGACATACCGCCAACTTCTTGCAGCTTCGGACATCGCAACTATTCTTCCCCATTCTACCTTGTCGCTCCATGCTATTAAATTAGGAAAGCCTACTCTGCACGTTACCAATGATAAAAATGGAGCAGCGGGGGAACAAGTACCTGTCAGACGAGGAGCTAGCCCACTCGTTTTCCCTTCTGAGTTTTGGGATGTTACCTATCCGCTCTTGGACGTCGTAAGCCCTGAAAGAGCTGAGTTGTTAGATACGATGGACAGGCTCTATCGAGCCAAAGGTGGCAGTGCCGCTCGGGTCGCTGCTTCAATGGGAAGAATGGCAGGTGCTTTGGTTGTTGAAAGAGCCGCGTAGCTAGTCTACGGCAACGCGCCGAACATCAGGGCTTAGTGAAGCAAGAAGATCGTAGTTAAATAGCTCGTAGGTTTTTGCTATGTTATCTACCGCGTTTGCGTCACTAGGATTATTACTGTAGATAACCACTTCACTTCCGGCTTGTGCATCCGCGTTTTCTAAATTAATCATTGTATGGTTCATGCAAACCCGGCCGACAATTGGCGCAAACGATTCGTTAGTCTTAACGATACCTTTATTACTTAGTGCCCGATCTATCCCTTCATAGTAGCCAAGTGGCAAAACGCCAATTTTCATTTTGTATGGCGCTGTAAAGGTGTAGTTATAGCTAACTTTATCGCCTTTTTCGAGCTCGATTACTTTCGTGATGGTACTTGTAAATTTAAGGGCTGGTTGCAATCCGGCATGTAATTTTTCGTATAGGGCGTGCGTTGGAGCAAATGGATTAATGCCGTATGTGCCGATGCCTACTCGGACTGCGTTAGCGTATTTGGATTTTGCCTTTAGACTGCCGGCAGTTTGCGCGACATGAAACATTGTCGGGTTAGCGCCTGCCGCTTTGACTGTTTCAACGCAGGCGT
This window harbors:
- the alr gene encoding alanine racemase; this translates as MSLQTNISALRKKFEKEYVALNRVEVSRSAIIHNVGLFERLTSKNVIPVLKGNAYGHGIQLVAKILKKKTVPYIAVDGYFEALKIREVSNQPVLIMGAVLPENFARLKYDNFTFVVDNEVVIQALGQTGKKIKVHLECNSGMNRYGAKPKEIAGLTKLILSYKNLELEGVMSHLADSDGDEPDTVNQAVAIFDACVETVKAAGANPTMFHVAQTAGSLKAKSKYANAVRVGIGTYGINPFAPTHALYEKLHAGLQPALKFTSTITKVIELEKGDKVSYNYTFTAPYKMKIGVLPLGYYEGIDRALSNKGIVKTNESFAPIVGRVCMNHTMINLENADAQAGSEVVIYSNNPSDANAVDNIAKTYELFNYDLLASLSPDVRRVAVD